The nucleotide window GGAAAAACTGCTGCGACTAATGCCATCATCTGGAGCGATATTTTGTTTGGCAAAAGCATTTTCTTTCATATCCTGAATAAGGTGGCGCGCTGATTTATGTTCCTGAAGATGAAAATATACCAGAGCTTTTATCTGGTCCTCAAAGGTCATTTTTAAAGGTCGATCTCCTCGTGATAATAATTCTGGTGCAAAGGGCAACAATTTTAACAGTGGGGCAATAAATTTATCAAAAGTCATTGATTGAAATTTGATTTTTGGAACAAAATCTTTAATCATTTGTAAGTCCTTGAAATTATAGTAAATAATTTCAAGGAGCGCGATATTTTTTCACACCTTTGTCAATAAAAAAATGGCACTTGTGTCAAAAAAAATTTAACTATTGTCCATGCAAGTTTCTAACCGGACATTACTGAATTAAACTGCAAAGTTCAGTATATTTTAACATAAAATTTTTTGAAAAGAGCTTGTCTGAAAATTAAAGATCCATAAACTTTTTGGGATTCCTCTTGAAAGAAACCTGTACCGTTGGTATTAATACAAAAAAGGTGTTTAAAGTTAAATGCCGTGTTAACATGTCTTTATTTTTAAGGATTTTAAAATGAAAACCATCGAAGTAAACATTACAGCTGAATTTATTGTTCCAGATGACTGGGAAGTGATCGATCATGTCCCGGACCCAACTTTTCCCGAGGACAAATTGACCGTATTAAAAATCAATAAGAATCATTATGATTTTTTTCCTGAATGCCTTATGAAAATTGAAGATGAAACAAATGTGTTCTGGTCTGCAGACGAAGGGAAAACCGAAGATATTATTGATTGTATGAGTACATTTAAAGTTTGTATTGCTGAAAAATAATCCATGGAAATCAAATGGCTTGGAACGGCAGGGTTTGAAGTTAAGACAGGAAATCAGGTGTTTTTGATTGATCCTTACCTGTCCAGGAACCAAAATGCTTTTCCCAGGCAGGATATAATGCCTGGTGATATTCAAACAGCATCCCAGATTTTTATTTCCCACAGTCACTTTGACCACATTCTGGATATCCCCCAAATCGCCCGGCAGACAAACGCGGATATTTATTGCTCAAAAGTTGCGGCAAACATGCTGATCCGGCATCAGGTGGACAAACACCGGATCAACCCCGTTATTGCGGACAAAAAAAAATTTGATTTTAAACGGTATTCAGCCAGGGCTTTTTTCAGCGACCATATTCAATTTGATAAAAAACTGGTTTTTTCAACTCTTTTAAGAACACATGTGCAATTGTTTAAATATCTTCCCCTTTTTTGGAGGTTCCCCTGCGGCCGGGTTTTAAGCTGG belongs to Desulfobacula toluolica Tol2 and includes:
- a CDS encoding MBL fold metallo-hydrolase; this translates as MEIKWLGTAGFEVKTGNQVFLIDPYLSRNQNAFPRQDIMPGDIQTASQIFISHSHFDHILDIPQIARQTNADIYCSKVAANMLIRHQVDKHRINPVIADKKKFDFKRYSARAFFSDHIQFDKKLVFSTLLRTHVQLFKYLPLFWRFPCGRVLSWRFMIEDKIIQFFGSARSSLKTLKKIGNTPIDILMFPLQGHSNICKIGLNHVRYLKPKLVIPHHHDNFFPPISKTIDISPFVDQIKKKCKDTRIIVPQINECLTF